One window from the genome of Nicotiana sylvestris chromosome 9, ASM39365v2, whole genome shotgun sequence encodes:
- the LOC138877762 gene encoding uncharacterized protein translates to MITWLAFQDKLMTKERLLRLNIPINGDINCILCDCGELETHQHLFVECSWIQNIRVALLNWSGITISSYNVSRSLQWIKNRHWRQFRKEVAAAIIGETIYYTWQARNWKHFRKINVNTTFIEIQIKKELRERISMLAGSRRPRNCPFLMQRICN, encoded by the coding sequence ATGATTACTTGGCTGGCATTTCAAGATAAGCTAATGACTAAAGAAAGATTGTTGAGGTTGAACATCCCTATCAATGGGGACATAAACTGCATACTATGTGATTGTGGAGAACTTGAAACTCACCAACATctatttgtggagtgtagctggatTCAGAACATAAGAGTAGCATTGCTCAATTGGTCAGGAATAACTATCTCATCATATAATGTTAGCAGGAGTTTGCAGTGGATAAAAAACAGGCACTGGCGGCAATTCAGAAAAGAAGTAGCAGCAGCAATCATAGGGGAGACAATATACTATACTTGGCAAGCTCGAAATTGGAAGCATTTCAGGAAGATCAATGTAAATACAACATTTATAGAAATACAGATTAAGAAGGAACTTAGGGAGAGGATTAGCATGCTAGCAGGATCTAGAAGACCTAGAAACTGTCCATTTTTGATGCAGAGGATATGTAATTAG